A stretch of the Saccharolobus caldissimus genome encodes the following:
- a CDS encoding helix-turn-helix domain-containing protein — protein sequence MGQYKYVGITVRHDDCWSNFTTSNYFDTLMNVEYASFNILKATRVAIVRGSQDDNRFMIKSALNNDKSIIDYEISHLISNNRYSFYMITMLQDADSTVIGRLRAKGILMLNASIKDGKEIYDIIVSKDTEPLITNSLKNDSRVEIINFISSNLKGETLFKMVSRNVMDMLLTEKEQLLMKKARELGYFNVPRKKNLEEVAKELGVSKMNISLSLRNILKKVSNLIYAF from the coding sequence GTGGGACAGTATAAATATGTAGGGATAACGGTAAGACATGATGATTGCTGGTCAAATTTTACAACTTCTAATTATTTTGATACACTCATGAACGTTGAGTACGCTAGTTTTAACATTCTTAAAGCGACTAGAGTAGCAATAGTTAGGGGAAGCCAGGATGATAATAGGTTTATGATAAAATCTGCATTAAATAATGATAAAAGTATTATTGACTATGAGATCTCCCACCTCATTTCTAATAATAGGTATTCCTTCTATATGATAACCATGTTACAAGACGCCGATAGTACAGTTATAGGGAGGTTAAGGGCTAAGGGAATTTTAATGCTGAACGCTAGTATTAAAGATGGAAAGGAAATTTATGACATTATAGTGTCTAAGGATACTGAACCTCTCATAACAAATTCCTTAAAAAACGATAGCAGAGTAGAAATTATAAACTTCATTTCAAGTAATTTGAAGGGAGAAACTCTCTTTAAAATGGTATCTAGAAACGTAATGGATATGTTACTGACTGAAAAGGAACAACTGCTTATGAAGAAAGCGAGAGAGTTAGGGTACTTTAATGTACCTAGAAAGAAAAATTTAGAGGAAGTTGCAAAAGAGTTAGGAGTAAGTAAAATGAATATATCGCTATCTTTAAGAAACATACTTAAAAAAGTTTCTAATTTAATATATGCTTTTTAA
- a CDS encoding nucleoside hydrolase has translation MRHFIIDCDTAEDDIMSLFMLLRYGISVEGITIVEGNISFEQEVNNALWALEFIGKDIPVYLGSQRPIIKSYRTVENVHGKGGIGDKVLKPSKLKPSNKHAVDAIIELADRFAGELEFLAISPLTNLALAYLKDKGIAEKIKKVWVMGGTIYGRGNITPVAEYNIWVDPDAAKIVFNSGMDITMVSWDLITNYTVNEEWEEIKKMKTKLSEFYIDIYTHYRNYAMTKQKMKGNPHPDLITTAIAVDKSVATKIERQYVDVENCDCLTRGMTVIDYLGILGKEPNVEVVYEINREKFINMLYYLLS, from the coding sequence GTGAGACATTTCATTATAGATTGTGACACTGCGGAAGATGATATAATGAGCCTTTTTATGCTACTTAGGTACGGGATCTCCGTAGAGGGAATTACGATTGTTGAAGGCAATATTAGCTTTGAGCAAGAAGTAAATAACGCGTTATGGGCATTAGAGTTTATAGGTAAGGATATTCCAGTTTATCTCGGTAGTCAGAGACCCATAATTAAATCGTATAGAACCGTAGAGAACGTTCACGGAAAGGGAGGAATAGGGGATAAAGTATTAAAGCCTAGTAAACTTAAACCCAGTAATAAGCACGCAGTTGACGCGATAATAGAACTTGCTGATAGATTTGCAGGTGAGCTGGAATTCTTGGCGATCTCTCCTTTAACTAATTTAGCCTTAGCTTATTTAAAGGATAAGGGTATTGCTGAGAAGATTAAAAAGGTTTGGGTTATGGGTGGTACAATTTACGGAAGAGGTAATATTACACCAGTTGCCGAATATAATATTTGGGTTGATCCAGACGCTGCTAAAATAGTGTTTAACTCTGGAATGGACATAACAATGGTAAGCTGGGATCTGATTACTAATTATACTGTAAATGAAGAATGGGAGGAGATAAAGAAAATGAAGACAAAACTTTCTGAGTTTTATATAGATATTTATACGCATTATAGAAATTACGCCATGACTAAGCAAAAAATGAAGGGGAATCCTCATCCTGATTTAATAACTACTGCGATAGCCGTAGATAAAAGCGTAGCTACGAAAATTGAGAGACAATATGTAGACGTGGAGAACTGTGATTGCTTAACTAGGGGAATGACTGTAATAGACTATTTAGGAATTCTAGGAAAGGAACCAAATGTTGAGGTAGTTTATGAGATAAATAGAGAAAAATTCATAAACATGTTGTATTATCTCTTGTCGTAG